The window TGAGATAATCATAGTTTACTGTATCTCATTTTCTGTTTATCTTGATGGCCATAGTATTCATTGATAATAAGTTTACaaagaaacaaatgaaataCAATGATAAGAAAGCATATGCTAACCCAGAAAAGTGTCGGTAACCCTCCTAATTGATGTCCATGCTTATGTAAAGCCATTACCAGATGATCATGTGCTGGAGCTGTGAAAAAGAATAGACAAGAAAGACTATGTAGAGTCTTATGTTCTTAAAGAATCATAAGtaatatgttttatattatactgACCATCATCTATGGCATGTACATGTAAAGCATTTCTCAGATCTTGCATATGTTGGTAGTCAGATGTTATATACAATATAGCTGTCAATGGTTTTGTTAATTTTACTGGGAAGGTTGTGTAAGATTCACTTAAGGAGATAGGTGCATCTAAACACCCTGCATCACAGCCAAAATAGACACTATCGCTTTTGTCTAAAGCTACTCTCAAAACTGCACGATTATCTTCTCCAACAGTAACCGATATATTTAAATGAGTTACGTTGCCGTAACTTATTCTcctaaaaattgaattattaattaaatctcaCACTcgaatagataaataaataaataaatatcacctAAATAAATAATCTCGATGAAGATACTGTGGATCAATGTTAAATTCAAGATGCTGATTGCTGAAACGTAAACTACCAAGACTCAAAACAATAGCTTGTTGCACTGCTGCAGGATCACCGGTCATTAAATGATGGCATCCTTGTTTTTCCAATGTTATTAACCACGCTTCTACAACGTTATTCACGTTATCAATAGTCGACGTATCTTTCCATAATCGTGGTGCATCTCTGAAACAGTACAATCAGATATAAATTccacaaagaaatatttatagaaCTTTATATTACTCACAAAGTGTGATGTCCGCGATAACAACCTTCATTCATGATTACATTCTTTTCTACACCTGGTATACCATTTGAGATTTGAGACAATACATAATATATGGTGGAATTTATTTTATGACCATTGATAGCACCATTAGCTTTAGAATCACTTATTCTAAGACCTGTATACCAATAACTTTCCCAAAGCTTAATATGATCATCTCTTAAGTTTTGTTGTTGAACGCCGAGTGCTTTCTTCATTGCCTATTACAAATTATATTCAAttaatataaagatattttaatacTTTCCAATTTACATACCTCTATTGcctttttctttgttatttCATAATGGGTATGGTATTCATCCATAACTATGGGATCACTATATTGTATACAtgtcagaaattttaatttcatagaaCTTCTTGCTTTAATTTGCAGCATTTTAGGTGGAATTTTATAGAGTATTGATATTGCCACAATCTTGTTTGAATTAGACAGTGGAACAAAACcagaaattaaattatactcATACATGAAGTCACCCACTTGAATTCTAAACAGATAAATATATCATTCACATTactaatatttttaaagaatatttaaatacattaaAGTATACTGTTTAATTACTTAGTAGATTCTATGTGGGAATTACTCCAATGCATAGACATTTGAGGTTTCAATGGTACATTTTGAGAGAATGATAGTGGATTGGTTATCTTCACATCTTGTACCAATATTGCATCAAATATTCTATGAGTATAATACTGAAACTCAGTGTAATATCCTTCTCTCAGGCACTGATAATGATAAACAATCCCATGTGTAAAATGAGTGACTGTAGCTTCCTGATAGGCAATACTTTTGAATAAAGGTGGGGAAATTAATGGTTGCCATGGTACAGGCAATGATAATGCTCTTCCTCTTTTTATGTACATAGAAGCCTCGGGTACAATAGGAATTCCAAACACCCCATTACCAATATATGGTAAATATTggtgttccttttcttttggAGGATTATGAAGAATGTTCACATTATACTCTTCAGAATCTGAATGAAATGCAGCTAGCCTTTCATCCATGCACTGATCTTCGAATgctatataaatatatagatttatatgtattgttcatttattataaaCTTAATTATATTACCTTGTATTGATTCTCCAGTGGAAGAGAAAATCCACTGTGCAAAAGGTGGAccaaaataaagtaatataccaCCACAAATGATCAGTAATATAAGTATCTTACGATAGGAATAATTTCCGTCAATCAATCGTCGAATTCGTTTACCAAATTCACGACTATCGAACATCCTTCCAGGTCTCATCATAGTGATTAGACGATTTATATACTTCACTCTTTGCGCGTCTTTTTAAGCATTCTTTTATTGTTGTAAGATTGTATGATAACATAACCTTACTTTGTTTTCCCAAAAGTAGAAACAATTTGGAATAgcctttatattattttatttcttctatgtataataataaaattagacatttattaaaattctgtaaattgtaaaacatgtatacatatatgtatttatgtaaATACGTATCAAGTAAACTGTTGCAAGTTGTTTTCCATACTATTGAAAATACAATAACTTTTATCCAATTTTCATGATTTATGACAATTATAATCCATGAAGATTA is drawn from Osmia lignaria lignaria isolate PbOS001 chromosome 14, iyOsmLign1, whole genome shotgun sequence and contains these coding sequences:
- the LOC117607407 gene encoding uncharacterized protein KIAA2013 homolog, with the protein product MMRPGRMFDSREFGKRIRRLIDGNYSYRKILILLIICGGILLYFGPPFAQWIFSSTGESIQAFEDQCMDERLAAFHSDSEEYNVNILHNPPKEKEHQYLPYIGNGVFGIPIVPEASMYIKRGRALSLPVPWQPLISPPLFKSIAYQEATVTHFTHGIVYHYQCLREGYYTEFQYYTHRIFDAILVQDVKITNPLSFSQNVPLKPQMSMHWSNSHIESTKIQVGDFMYEYNLISGFVPLSNSNKIVAISILYKIPPKMLQIKARSSMKLKFLTCIQYSDPIVMDEYHTHYEITKKKAIEAMKKALGVQQQNLRDDHIKLWESYWYTGLRISDSKANGAINGHKINSTIYYVLSQISNGIPGVEKNVIMNEGCYRGHHTLDAPRLWKDTSTIDNVNNVVEAWLITLEKQGCHHLMTGDPAAVQQAIVLSLGSLRFSNQHLEFNIDPQYLHRDYLFRRISYGNVTHLNISVTVGEDNRAVLRVALDKSDSVYFGCDAGCLDAPISLSESYTTFPVKLTKPLTAILYITSDYQHMQDLRNALHVHAIDDAPAHDHLVMALHKHGHQLGGLPTLFWVSICFLIIVFHLFLCKLIINEYYGHQDKQKMRYSKL